One window of the Benincasa hispida cultivar B227 chromosome 3, ASM972705v1, whole genome shotgun sequence genome contains the following:
- the LOC120073861 gene encoding 50S ribosomal protein L7/L12, translating to MPSIASKLPAKALVRLLTVAPRPLLVRSLSTVSKERTQKLERIADELLDLTKIERHDYAILFRLKMGLNKYGPAVSGLSAPGSAAAGSASAEAKEAEKTVFDIKLEKFDAAAKIKIIKEVRTFTDLGLKEAKDLVEKVPVVLKKGVTKDQGNPIIEKLKELGATAVLE from the coding sequence ATGCCATCGATTGCCTCCAAACTTCCGGCCAAAGCGTTAGTGAGACTTCTCACTGTCGCTCCAAGACCGTTGCTAGTTCGCTCCCTCAGCACCGTATCCAAGGAACGCACCCAGAAACTCGAGAGGATCGCCGATGAGCTCCTCGACCTCACTAAAATCGAACGACACGACTACGCCATCCTCTTCCGGTTGAAAATGGGTTTAAACAAGTACGGGCCTGCAGTTTCTGGGCTAAGCGCACCAGGTTCAGCCGCCGCCGGATCTGCCTCTGCCGAAGCAAAAGAGGCTGAGAAAACCGTTTTTGATATAAAGCTCGAGAAATTTGATGCGGCGGCGAAGATCAAGATCATAAAGGAGGTAAGGACGTTCACTGATTTGGGTTTGAAGGAGGCTAAGGATTTGGTGGAGAAGGTGCCGGTGGTGCTCAAGAAGGGAGTAACGAAAGATCAAGGAAACCCAATTATTGAAAAGCTAAAGGAATTGGGAGCTACTGCGGTACTGGAATGA